AGCCCCTGGGCTATGACCCCAACGGCAAGCCCATCTACCTCAAGGACATCTGGCCCTCCATGCGGGAGATCCAGGAGGCCATCCAGAGGACCCTGGACCCCGAGCTCTTCAAAAAGGAGTACAGCAAAGTCTTTGAGGGGGATGAGCGCTGGCAGGCCCTCCCCGCCCCCACCGGGGAGCTCTACGGGTGGGACCCGGAGAGCACCTACATCCAGAACCCGCCCTTCTTTGAGGACCTGGGCCAGAGGAAGGTGGAGGACATCCGGGGGGCGCGGGTCCTCCTCGTCCTCGGGGACTCCGTGACCACGGACCACATCTCCCCCGCCGGGGCCATCCCGGTGAAGAGCCCGGCAGGCCAGTACCTCCTGAGCAAAGGGGTGAAGCCCGAAGACTTCAACTCCTACGGCTCCCGGCGCGGCAACCACGAGGTGATGATGCGGGGCACCTTCGCCAACATCCGCATCAAGAACCTGATGCTAGACGGTGTGGAGGGGGGCTACGCCAAGAAGCTCCCCGAAGGAGAGGTGGACTTCGTCTACAACGTGGCCATGCGCTACAAGGCGGAGGGGACGCCCCTCCTCGTCATCGCCGGGAAGGAGTACGGCACCGGTTCTAGCCGCGACTGGGCCGCCAAGGGGACCTACCTCCTGGGCATTAAGGCGGTGCTGGCGGAAAGCTACGAGCGCATCCACCGCTCCAACCTGGTGGGGATGGGGGTCCTGCCCCTGGAGTTCCTGCCTGGCCAGAACCGGGAAACCCTGGGCCTCACCGGGTACGAGGTCTACGAGATCCTGGGGCTCACCGACCTCCACCCCAGGAAGCCCGTGGACGTGGTGGCCAGGCGGGAGGACGGCTCCGAGATCCGCTTCCAGGCCCTCGCCCGCCTGGATACCCCGGTGGAGGTGGACTACTACAAGAACGGGGGCATCCTCCAAACCGTGCTCCTCGGAATGCTGCGGGAGGCCAAGGCCCAAGGATAGGGCCAAGGCCCCAGGGCTTCCCTAGGCCTTGCTCTCACCCTTCCGGACCCCCCATCCTGGCCCAGGCTAGGATGGGATGGGGTCAGGACCCCGCGCCGACCTCCAGCTCGGAAGGAACGGGGCGGCCCTCCCCCTCCGCCTCCCGGGATTCTATCTTGCCCTTGATGCGCTTCAGGCGGAAGGTGTCCTCCCTTTCCCTCTGCTCCAGGACCTGCTGGATGAAGCGGATCTGCCCCCGAATCCCCGGGATCACCACCTGCTCCAGGGCGTTCACCCGCCTCGTGGTCTTCTTGATCTCCTCGCCGATCTTCTTGAGGCGGGTCTCGGTGTTGGCCACCTGGACCAGGGCCTCGGCGTAGCGGCGGAAGGCCCTCTGGGCCTCGAGGGTGTAGGCGGGGGTGCCCACGGGGGCAAGGAGGAGGCCATCGGGGAAGACGGCCTTGAGCCTCGGGACCTTGCTCCCCCAGACGTTCTCCACCTCCGCCTCCACCTCCTCCACGGGGGGAATGCCCAAGGCGGCGCTGGCCACGGCCTCGGGCCCATCAAAGGCCTGGGCCAGGATGAGGGCGGTGTAGGCCTCCTGGGCCGCCTGGTTCAGCGCCTTCCTGGCCTCCAACGCCTCGCGTACCAAGCTAAAGAACTCCGCTACCAGGGCGTCCCGCTTCTTCTTCAGGAGGTCCACCCCCTTCTGCGCCAGGCGGAGCTGCCCCCGCCTCTGCAGAAGGTTCATCCGGGTGGGGCTGACTTGGCTCATCTAGCCCCCTCTAGTCCAAGGCCTGGGGCGTGCCCCAGATCTCCTCCAGCTTCTGCCCGTAGTACTTGCCGATATGGTCTCTGGAGATGCGCTTGAGCTCCCCTTGGGGAAGCATGGAGAGGAGGGACCAGGCCGACTGCAGGCTCTCCTCAATGGAGCGGTTCTGCTGGCCCTGGTTGATGAAATGCTTCTCAAAGGCATCGGCGAACTGGAGGTAGCGGCGGTCGTTCTCCGTGAGGGCATCCTCACCGATGATGGCCACAAGCCTGCGGATGTCCACCCCGTTGGCGTAGGCGGAGTAGAGCT
The genomic region above belongs to Thermus sediminis and contains:
- the atpD gene encoding V-type ATP synthase subunit D produces the protein MSQVSPTRMNLLQRRGQLRLAQKGVDLLKKKRDALVAEFFSLVREALEARKALNQAAQEAYTALILAQAFDGPEAVASAALGIPPVEEVEAEVENVWGSKVPRLKAVFPDGLLLAPVGTPAYTLEAQRAFRRYAEALVQVANTETRLKKIGEEIKKTTRRVNALEQVVIPGIRGQIRFIQQVLEQREREDTFRLKRIKGKIESREAEGEGRPVPSELEVGAGS